AAGCTTCAGTACCTCGTAAGTGCCTGCCAGCACGCCAAACCCGTAATCTGGCGAAGGAAATTGTTTTACATGAAGCTCCATGACAACTTCTGGGTTCTTACCTGCTTTGGAGAGAATCTCTTCTGTTCGTTCAAAATAAGCATCTGTGACGCTTCCGCTGAGAATCTCGCTGGCAGAAGCTACGAGGAATTTTTTCATCGCAAATCACTCACCTCAAACTCAACGTTTTACTGCTTTCCACCACGGGAATACTTTGCCGAAGTAAACAGCACTGTCACCTAAGTATTCCTGGATTCGAAGCAATTCATTGTATTTGGCAACGCGTTCTGATCTGGCTGGCGCACCAGTTTTAATAAAACCAGCGTTGGTGGCAACTGCCAGATGAGAAATGGTAGTATCCTCTGTTTCACCTGAGCGGTGTGAAATGATGCAGCGGTAACCTACTAGGTGTGCTGTGCGAATAACATCCAGCGTTTCAGTCAGAGTGCCGATTTGGTTCAGTTTAATAAGAATGGCGTTAGCTATACCATCTTCTACACCCTTGGTGAATATTGCTGGGTTGGTGACAAACACGTCATCACCCACTAACAAGACTTTACTGCCCAAGCTCTGTGTGATCAGCTTCCAGCCTTCTTTATCTTGCTCAGCCATACCGTCTTCTATGGAGATAATGGGGTACTGAGAAACCATTTCCTCATACACAGCTAGCATGTCTTTGGAGGAAAGCTGTTTGCCTTCGTACTTATAACTGGTGCCATCGTAAAATTCTGATGCTGCGGCGTCGAGGGCCAAGAAAACCTGTTTACCTGGTTCATATCCAGCCGTTTGTATGGCTTCCACCAAAACTTGTAAAGCTGCCTTGTGATTGGGTAAAGTGGGAGCAAAACCTCCCTCATCGCCAACGGCAATTCTGTAACCTTGTTTCTTGAGCACACTCTTAAGAACCTGATAGACCTCGGCACCCGCTCTAAGAGCATCGCTGTAATTGTCAAAACCAGCAGGTACGATCATGAACTCTTGGAAATCCAAACCGCTATCAGCATGTACGCCGCCATTTATAACATTCATGAGTGGAATAGGTAACACCTTACCTTGAACACCGCCAAGGTAGGCAAACAAGGGTAAACCAAGCGACTTTGCAGCGGCATGGGCTACTGCCAAAGAAACTGCTAAAATGGCGTTAGCCCCCAACTTGGATTTGTTCTCCGTTCCATCAGCTTCAATCATGGCCATGTCAATGCCAGCTTGATCGTAAGCATCCATACCAATAACTACTTCTGCCAGTGCCTCATTTATGTTGGCAACGGCCTTGTCCACGCCCTTGCCCCCAAACTCCTTGCCGTTGTCCCGCAGTTCCAGAGCTTCTCTAGTTCCAGTAGAAGCGCCAGAAGGCACAGCTGCCGTGCCCATGCTACCGTCTTCCAGCAGCACAGTAGCTTCCACAGTTGGATTGCCTCTAGAATCAAGAACCATACGTCCCTTCACATCAATGATAACCGGGCTTTCAGCATACTCCATATTCAACCGCCTCCTAAAAAATCCACAGTAAATTAAAATTCACTTGCTTCCAGCCCAATTTTAACGGCAGCCATGTTCAACTTGAATAAATCTCCTTTAAATCGTTCTTTTAACGCCATTTCTACTTCTTCGAGGCTGATGTCGCCAAGGGTCTTTAAGCAATATCCCAATGCTACCATGTTCATTACACGAGCACTGTGAAGCTCTTCTCTGGCCCATCGTTCAAAGGGCACATAAACCACTTTGAAACCGAGACTTTCCACGCCCTTATCTCTGAGGCTTTCATCAGCAAGAATGACAGTGTGGCCATTCATCTTGGACTTAGCACCGGGCAAAGCATCAGATGAGAAAGCAACCACCACATCCGCTTTACGCACCTTGGGGTAATAAATTTCCGTATCGCTCATAACCACTTCAGCACGTGCCAAACCGCCTCTTTGTGCTGCGTCATAAACCACTGTTTGCACAACATTCCAATTCTTCAGCGCATATGCCTCAGCCAGGAGGGCGCCCATGAGGACTACCCCTTGACCTCCAGATCCAACTATGTAAACTTCTCGTCTCATGGCATTATTCCTCCCAAAGTTGTCGGTAGCTTTTGCTCAGCTCCGGCGTCTCTTTATCATCTCTGAATACACCGACGGGTATTTTCCCTTCCTTTTCTTCGTAGGGGCTCTTTGCCATGAATGTGTTGGACTTGAACCATTCCAACATCTGCACAGCATCTGGCATACCATTAAAACGCCCAAAATACGTTGGGCATTGAGAAAGAACCTCTAACACGCTAAATCCATCGTGCTCCAAGGCCCTCCTGATAAGTTGGCCCAAATAGACAGGGTTCGCTGTATGCGCCCTGGCAACAAAGGTGGCTCCAGCTCCCAGTGCTAACTTGCTTACGTCCATGGCTGGTTCCACGTTTCCGTAAGGAGTAGTACTCGATTTAGCTCCTGAGGGTGTGGTAGGCGATACTTGACCACCTGTCATTCCGTAAATGCGATTGTTAACCACAATGGCAGTTATACCAATATTACGCTTTGCCGCATGAATGAAGTGGTTTCCACCAATGCCCACACCGTCTCCGTCGCCCAGCATGGCAACCACGTGCATGTCAGGCCGAGCCATCTTTATACCTGTGGCGGTGGGTAATGCCCTGCCGTGTATGGTATGCAGTGTTTGTGCATTCACATAACCTGAAGCCCTGCCAGTGCAACCAATACCGGTTACAAAGACCACTTCGTCATTACGCCACCCCAGTTTTGTAAACTGCTCAATGACTTGCCTTAGAATGGTTCCGATGCCGCAACCGGGGCACCAAATGTGGGGCAAATACTGTTTTCTTAGCCACTTCTCAGGAGCCTCAGACATGGGCACCAAGTTTATTCCGTTATCAGCATTATGGTTGCTGCCGAGATTATCCATGGAGAATCGCCTCCTCGATTAGCTCAGGCGGGATAAGATCGCCATTTACCACGTTCACACCCAAAACAGGGACATCAAAACCTTTCAATGTCCACTCCACTAAAAGCCTGAGCTGGCCGTAGTTTATCTCCGGTATGACGATTTTCTTCGGTTTGACATGGTTAACAATGTCCCTGAGCTCCTCCTTGAAGAAGGGCCACATGGTAAAGGGACGAATTAATCCAACTTTGTGTCCTTGGCTACGAAGCTCCGCTACGACACCTTTTGCCACTCTACCCATGGAAGCAAAACTGATTACCAGTGTTTCTGCGCCATCAAGCTCATATGTTTCGTATTCGATGAGCTCCTTGCGATGTCTTTCAACCTTGGTATTTAACCTGTCCAGCAACGCTTTTACTTTGTCTGGCTTAATAGTGGGAAAACCATCTTCACCATGAGCTGAGCCAGTAACGTGCCACAAATAACCCTGTCCCAAAGGTGGCAATGGCACAGCGTCTCCGTTCACGGTAGCGTAGGGCAAATACTTTTCAGGAGGTACCTCAGGTACTGTCCTCACGGGAATCTTTATGGGCTCTGGAAATTCCACGTTCTCTCTCATGTGACCTACTACTTCGTCAGCCAAAACAATGGCTGGCATGCGAAGTTTCTCAGCCCAGTACAGCGCTTTTTGCGTGTAAATGTAAAACTCCCGAACATTACCTGGAGAAAACACTACCACGGGATGGTCCCCATGAGTTCCCCAAATAGCTTGCATTAGATCTCCTTCACCAATCTGGGTAGCCAAACCCGTGGAAGGACCAGCACGCATGACATTAACAATGGTTATGGGAATCTCAGCCATGGCAGCGTACCCGATGGCTTCCTGCATGAGAGAAAACCCCGGCCCGCTGGTAGCAGTCATTGCAGGATAGCCAGCATAGGAAGCGCCGATTACTGCCATAATACTGCCTATTTCATCTTCCATCTGCAAATAGATCCCCTGATGTTTGGGCAACAGCTCCGAAAGTGTTTCTGCTATTTCAGAAGATGGTGTAATGGGGTATCCTGCATAGAATTTAAGCCCTGCATCAATGGCACCCATGGCGCACGCCACGTCGCCCATGACTATTCTGCTCAAGCTTGAACACCTTCTTTCTTGAAGACCGTTATTGCAAAATCAGGACAAATGTTAAAACACTGGGTGCACCCGATGCAATCCTCTTCTCTGACGGGGACACTCTTCCCATCGGGAGCTCTTAGCTCGAATACCTTTTTTGGGCACACCATGACACACAGCCCACAGGATTTACACAACCTGGTATCCACAAACACAGAAAAATTCGCCAAAAAAGTCACCTCCTCATTCGCCACCGCACGGTAGCGAATGCCATTATGGTAATCTTCTCACATTTAATATAACATTAACAATGCCTTTACTCAACCGTTTAAGAAAAAGTCAAGGAAATACCAAAAACGTGAGCGAAGTTTCTGCATATAACTTGGCAAAGCTCATCCATGGGCATGTCAGTAACTTCAACCGCCTTTTTGTAGACTTCCTTCACGTAAGTGGGATCGTTGCGTTTACCCCTGATAACTTGCGGCGGCAGATAAGGACTGTCAGTTTCTAAAAGGAGGTGATCCAAAGGCACCATCTTTAGAGCCGAGCGAAGTGAGTCTGCTTTAGGGTAAGTTATATTGCCTGCGAAGGAAATAAAGAAGTCTTTTTTTAGAGCCTCTAAAGCTTCATTGGGTCCATGCGAGAAACAATGGAGCACTACGGGCACAGGTATGGAACCGTATTTGTTCAAAACCTCCATAACATAAGGAAATGCTTCTCTTTCATGAATAACTATGGGCTTCCCAAAGTAAAGAGCTATTTCAACTTGCCGACGAAACCACACAAGTTGATCTTCAAGCGCAGTTTCAGATCTAACCGTGTCGAGTCCAATCTCACCAACGGCGTTTGCTTCTTGGTACATATTCTCATATTGCTTAAGAACATCCAGGGAACCAGTAGCGTTATGGGGATGAACCCCGACCGCTACCGGTTCCTGAGGATGCCTTAGCTGAAGGGCTTTCTGTGAAGATTCAATATCATAACCCACCCACGCGAAACTTAACAGTTCTCCTCTGACCTTTTCAAGCACATCCTCCCTATCGTCGTCGTAGGCTGGATCCTGCAAATGGGCATGTGAGTCAATGTAATAGCTGCATGAGTGTTGGTCTGACATATTATTATCGCTCATCTATTTTATTTTAGTCCCGGGTTCAGGCTGCCCATCCACGCTGAGCAGGTTGGGTAATCCATCTTCCCCTGTGGCTGCCAGAAGCATACCGTGGGACAAAACACCCATAAGCTTCCTTGGCTGAAGATTTGCCACAACCACAATCCGTTTTCCCACCAAGTCCTCAGGTTCGTACTTGAGACCTATGCCAGCCACAATGGTGCGTTTTCCTAAAGAACCTAAATCCACCGAAAGTTTTATGAGTTTATCGCTCTTAGGTACCCGCTCTGCAGCTTCCACCAAGCCGATGCGCAGGTCCAGCTTACTAAATGTGTCATAGTCCACCACTGGTTTTCCTTCATCCACTTCAGGGGACGCACTTTCTTTGGTTTGTTCATTGTTTGCGCCGGCCTTACCGCCTTGCTTATCTTTATCCTCCTTGAATCTGGGAAACAGCGGTGGCTGCGTTAGGTCTGGCTTAAAACCGCTGACTTTACCAAAGGTTAGAGAAAGTTGCGTTTGCAAGGTAGCTGCCACTCGCTGGGCAGCGGAAGGCATAGCTGGACTGAGCATGGTGGTAGCAACACGATAAGCCTCTAGTTCACTGTACAGAAACTCCGCTAAATCATCTCCGCTAAGGGTCCATGGTTTTTCTTTGTCCTGAAAATCGTTGAGGAACTTAATAAGATCCAGGGCACTGCTTAACGCACCTTGGACGTCTTCCTTTTCGTAAGCAGCATGGTACTTTTGAAGCTGCTCCTCTACCACGGCTGCTACTCGACTGTAACGCTGCCCCGTAACCTTTGGCGCCGTATCAATGCCTTTTTTCTTCATGAAGCCCAGTACGCGGTGAAGTAGATTACCGTAGTCGTTTGCCAAATCTGCATTGTAGGTCCCCCAAAGAGCTTCCAGAGAAAGGTCAGCGTCATCTCTTTGAGGTCCTGCAGCTAACATGAAGTAGCGGAGAGCATCTACTGCAATGTCCTCAGTCAAGCCCACAGAGTTTTCTATGTGGGAAACTAAGTCCTGTGGACTGAATATGTTACCAACGCTTTTTGACATCTTTTGCCCAGAAACCAACCACCAACCATGGGCAACTACGCGCTTTGGAACTGGCAGTTCCAGGCTCATGAGCATGGCAGGCCACAATGCTGCATGATGCCTGAGAATGTCTTTACCAATGAGATGTACACCGGGCCAAAACTCCATCTTCTCGCCTGAGTCAGTGTATCCCAGAGCAGAAATGTAGTTGATAAGAGCATCGTACCAAACATACACCGTGTGCTTCGTGTCAAAAGGCACAGGAATACCCCAGGGCACACTGGTTCTGCTAACGGATATGTCCTTTAGTCCCCTTTCCACAAAGGATTTGATCTCATTCAATCTGGTGGCAGGAACCACAAAATCTGGGTTAGTTCTATAAAGCTCCAGCAACGGGTCTTGGTACTTGCTCCACTTAAAGAAGTACGACTCTTCAGATACGAATTCCACAGGTGTTTTGTGGATGGGACAATTTCCATTTTCTAATTCATTCTCGCCGTAATACGTCTCACATTTGGGACAGTACCAACCCTGGTAAGTGCCTAAGTAAATGTCTCCTTTTTCATACATGATTTCAATGACTCGTTGGACTACTTTTTCATGACGTGGCTCCGTGGTACGTATAAAATCGTCGTTGGAGATGCGCATGAATCTCCAAGCATCTTTGAATTTCTGTGCCATTTGATCCACGAATTCTTGTGGGTTTATACCTTTTTCATTGGCAACCTTGAGAATGTTTTGACCGTGCTCATCGGTGCCCGTAAGAAAAAACGTACGATCACCTATGAGCCTGTGATACCGAGCCAAGGCATCGGCATAGACTGTGGTATAGGCACTCCCTGCATGAGGTTCAGCATTCACATAGTAAATAGGTGTGGTAACGTAATAAAGTCCCATTTTGCTCGCCTCCTATTGTATATTGTTGACCATTTGCACAAAAAAATTGATCTTCGCACACATATCATACACATATATGTATATGTGGAAAGGCCCACACACGCGCGTACAAAAAAACACATTATGTTGTCTGTTATGTGCGTTCTTGTTTTCGCATTTTTAATTCTTCTATTATTCTCCTGCATAATACGTATGAACCATCCTCGCACAAGAAAGAACAATCACACTCCTACTCAACTGTTACAGACTTTGCTAAGTTTCTTGGTTTATCCACATCAGTGCCCCTTAGGACGGCATTGTAGTAAGCAAACAACTGAAGCACAGGAATGCCAACAAGTGGTGCAAGCAAGGGCAATGTATCAGGAACGAAAAACGACCATCGACCAATGTCTTCGAGCCTCTTCCTGTCCCGCTCGAAACCGAGCACGAAAACATCCCCTTGCCGAGCTTTTACTTCGGACACATTACTAAGCGTCTTTTCAAGTACATCTTCCTGCATCAAAATTGCCAATGTTGGGGTGTCAGCTGTAACCAATGCCAACGGCCCATGTTTTAACTCACCTGCAGGAAATGCTTCGCTGTGTATGTAAGAGATTTCTTTCAGCTTCAATGACCCCTCCAGGGCAAGCATGTAGTCCAGCTGTCTTCCAATGAAGAAGATGTCGTTAGCTTTATAGGTGTCCTGTGCAATTCTTCTTACGCTTTCAGCGTTGCTGAGTACTTGCTTAACCTTTTCTGGTATACTCCAAAGGTCTTCTAAAATATTTTGTTCTTCCTCCTGTGTCAGTAGCCCTTTGAGCTTCGCCATGTACAGGGCAAACAAATAAAGAACTACCAGCTGCGTGCTGTAAGCCTTTGTGGAAGCCACAGCAATTTCTGGCCCAGCTTGTGTTAAGAGCGATGCATCTGCTTCCCTGTAAACGGAGCTACCAACCACATTTACCACGGCTATGACAGGAATGCCATCTGCTTTCATCATTCTCAAAGCCTGAAGAGTATCAGCTGTCTCACCTGACTGACTGATAACTAACCCCACGGAGTTTTCACGCCAATGGTGTTTTGCGTACCTGAATTCGCTTGCCACTTCAATCTCCACATCCAAACCAGCCACGTGCCTAAGCAAATAGGCACCTACCATGCCTGCGTGATAGGCAGTCCCACAAGCTGTGATGTAGATGCGCTCCGCGTTCTTGAGTTCTTCTTGAAGCGCTTCTAGTTCATCGAGCCTGACTCTGCCGCGATCCACACGCCCCAACAGGGTGCTCCTTATGGCTTCATCTTGTTCCATGATTTCTTTTATCATGAAGTGGTCATAGCCACCTTTTTCTGCCTGCTTCTCGTCCCAGTCCACCTTGGTTATCTTGATTGGAATGGCATTGCCTTCAAAGTCGTAAAGCTCCACATGCTCCGCACGAATGTCTGCAATTTGTCCATTTTCCATTATTACAAACTCACGTGTGTGTGATAGCAAAGCCGGTATGTCAGAAGCTAAAAAGTTCTCCCCACGACCCAAACCCAGCACCAGTGGAGAATCCTGCCTAACAGCTAAAATCCTGTCTTCTTTTTGACTGATGATGGCCAGAGCAAAAGCACCTTTTAGTAGCGGTAAAATCTTTAGCAACGTAGTAAACAGATCACCCTGGTAGAACTCCTCCAGCAGGTGTGCCACTACTTCCGTGTCAGTTTCAGAAGTAAACTTGTGTCCCCTTTCAGCTAAGTATGCTTTGAGTTCTCTGTAGTTCTCGATAATGCCATTGTGCACCACGGCAATGGTCCCAGTACAATCAGTATGTGGGTGAGCATTCTCGTCTTTTGGTGCACCATGGGTTGCCCATCGAGTGTGCGCTATGCCCATGTTAGAACTGGGAACAGAAGGAAAATCCTTCTCTAACTCCGATATGCGTCCTTTTTTCTTTGCAATGAAAATGCCTTCATCAGTTTTTAGCGCCACACCACTGCTGTCATAACCTCGGTATTCCAGCTTCTTCAGTGATTCGATGACTACGTCATAGGCGTTCTTTTGCCCCACGTAACCCACTATGCCGCACATGCCCTAATCACCCTTTGAAAATACGTTCCACAAGTGGCACAATGGCTTCCAGAGCTTGTGATACTTGCTCCTCTTCACCTTCAATGGTGATTCTTAGAAGTGGCTCAGTGCCTGAAGGCCGAAGCACAATCCTCATGCCTTGTCCACTGTAGTCTTCAACCAACTGCCGTAGTTCAGGCAGCTGTGCAATGTCGAAGCTGGAACCATTGAGCCGCTTTCCCAAGGGCACGTTAACAGTTTTTTGTGTCTTCTTGTTCACGTCTTTTAGCAGTTCCTCAGGTGACTGGCCCGTTTGATTCAAAATACTCAAAACCGTTGCCATTATGCCAATTCCGTCTCCAGTTAGATTAACAGGGGTGTAAATGACATGACCAGAAGGTTCACCACCCAACATAGCACCATTCTCACGCATGGAGTCGGAAACGTATTTGTCTCCCACATTGGTTCTGACAAGCTCTCCGCCCATCTTCTTGAGGAATTCCTCAAAACCGCTGTTTGTCATGAGCGTACCAACAACCAGCTTTGGATCCCAAAGCCGTCTTTGGGAGAGGTATTTAACAATGATCGCCATAAGATCATCACCATCAAGGACTCGGCCACTACTGGTTACAGCCATGACCCTATCACCGTCGCCGTCAAAAGCAAAACCGAGAGGCACACCCATGGTTTTTACAACTTCCTTAAGGGGCTCCAAATTTGTAGCACCACAACCATGGTTAATCCAGTAGCCATCAGGCGTTGCAAAGAGCGTATGAACCCGTGCTCCAGCTTTTTGTAAAACATAGGGGGCAGCTGCGTACGTAGCACCATGAGCCACGTCCACTACCAAAGGTACTTGATCCAACATCAGATGCGTTTTTTCCAGAATTTCGTCACCATAAAGCTGGGTGCTATTAGAGACATAATGAAGTTGGCCAATGTGGTCCCAGGATACGGGCTTGTGGTCGCTTTCCATGAGCTGTTCCAGTAATTCCTCTTCCGCCTCCTGCATTTTCAACCCCACACTGTTTAGTACCTTAAGCCCATTGTCTTCCATGGGATTATGAGACGCTGAGACCATGACGGAGGCGTCAGCTCCGAATCGGCGCGTTAACATGGACAAACCAGGTGTGGGCAGTACACCAAAATAAAGCACATCTGCCCCATATGACATTAACCCGGAGCTTAAAGCAGTAAAAAGCATGTTGCTAGATGTTCGCGTATCTTGTGCCACTCCAACCAGTGGCCTGCTTCTCTTTATCGATCCTTCCCTTAGTAAAATCGCAATGGCTTTCCCCAACTTGTAAGCCAGCTCGGGGGTCATCTCCTTATTGGAGCGACCGCGAATCCCGTCCGTTCCAAACAAATTAGGCATTAGTAGTTGCCTCCTTTTCCTAAGAATACGCATGTCGAAGGGTAGTCCACACCAGTGGCAGTTACAACAATGTCAGAAGCCGTCAACTGCACAGACTCCGGACATAGGAATCTGTAGACACTGCCTTCCAATATGAATTCGCTTGCCACCATGCGCTCAGCAGAGTAAGACACGGTTACCCACTGGTCCTCAGTTTCCAGCAATTCAACACCTTCAGGTAACTGAAGAGAAGCCTTAGCTGAGCTACTCCCAGCCCCTACCGTCACGCGTGAAGTCTTAATAAAAGCTACAGACTCAAGAGCACTGGCCGTACCCTGCACAGTGACTACCCGAGGTCTCACAGAATAACTCTTAAGAAAGACGTTTGGCGGCACGTCAAACTGCGGAAGTACAGCAACCTGCATGGTTACAATGTCCTTTGCTTGCTGAATCGTAACAGTGAGTAAGTCAGGACTAATCTTAACGTTCTCCACTAAATTACCTGATTTGTCCACTGCAATAGCCTTTAACTGCATCACTTCTGCACCTGAAACAGGGCTCTCTGTCTTTATGTCAGCGACCTTTGCCACAGCGGTTTCAGGTCCTGTGACAATGACTTGTCCTGGCTCCACTTTCATATTGAGTAAGTTCACTGGCATGAGCTTGCTAACAATGGGCTCCACGTGAACCTTTACTTTGCTCGGATTTATGGAAATCAGCCTACCAGATGTGGGAGCAAAGGTCTGCAGAGTTAACTCTTGATCGCCCCACTTTGCTTGATCCAGACGCACAAATACCACTGGTGGTTCTTTATCACCTATGAGTGGCACTTCGTAAGTAACTTCCACAACCGCTGGCGTGACCTCGTAGTACCAGTTTGCCTGACCATTGACCTGCAGAACTTCTACTTGTTCGCTTACACGTACAGGCAGGCTCCCTGCAGCCACTGAAGACCACAGGCCCAAAGCGATAAGAAAAGACAGTAGCAGCAGTTTAGTCTTATCAGAAAACTCGAATTTTTTCTTGCTATTATTTTTCATGGTTCCCACCAGGAGATATAAAAGATTCTAATATAAAAGGCAGGTCTTTTAGCTCCACATACCTGGTTAGGTGACCTTTATAGGCAAAGCTGATGATACCAGTTTCTTCAGAAACCACTAATGCCACTGCATCGGTTTCTTCACTGATGCCAATCGCCGCTCTGTGCCGTGTTCCAATGCGGTCATCTCGCCTATCAGCCAACGGAAGTATGACCCGTGCGGCCACAATGCGGTCTTCCTTAATGATTACGGCGCCATCATGGAGAGGACTCCTAGTATTAAATATGGACAAGAGTAAGTCTGCAGAAACCTGAGCGTTTAACATAGTTCCTGATTGTTGTATGAGATCCTTTAGACCCACTTTACCTTCAAACACAATTAGAGCACCGGTACGGTTAGCCGACAAAAGTTCCACAGCTCTGACTACTTCATTAATGACACGCTTGATATCGTACTCAGGAACCGCTTTAAAAAGGTTCTTAAAAGGATCCAAACTGAACTCCTCCAAGGCTCGCCGAAGTTCTGGCTGAAAAATGACAGGTATGGCAAAGATCATCATGGTGGCGACGTTGTTGAAAAGCCATGTTGTAAGCTGCAATGAAGAAAACAATTTACCCAGCCAACTGAGTACAGCTAAACTAGCTAATATGATTAGCAACCCTCGTGCCAAATGATAGCCCCGTGTCCCGTAAATACTGGACAACAGCCAATACAACAATGCCGTCACCAACGCCACATCGATGACGGCACCAAGAATTGTTCCCACACTTGGCAAGAAATTACTTATCATCGATAAACTATTGTACCAGCTACACCCCTTACTACTGCCTCCGCTTCTTCCAAAGACCCAATTGCAACCTGGCCATCAACGTTTTCCAAGTACTTGATGGCAGCCAAAATCTTGGGACCCATAGACCCAGCAGGGAAGTGCCCCTGGTCATAGAGCTCTTTTAAGTAATCCAGCTTCGCCCTTTCTAAAGGCTGCTGGTGATCACTTTTGTAGTTGATGTAGACCTTGTCTACCTGAGTCAATATGACAAAAAGCTCTGCTTTTAGCTCTACTGCCAATAAGGAAGACGCTAAATCCTTATCAATGACAGCTTCCACTCCGCGCAAAGCTCCGTCATGCTCCACAACAGGAATACCACCGCCACCCACGGTGATAGGCACAATGCTTTCCTCCATTAATGCCCTAATGGAGGAAAGCTCAACAATTCTACGCGGCATGGGAGATGGCACGACACGCCTGTACCCTCTGCCTTTGTCCTCTTTGAAAACCCAGCCTTTTTCAGCTTGAATTTGCATCGCAGTCTCGTAGTCGTATGTGGGCCCTACAAACTTGCTTGGGTTATTGAAGGCTGGATCATCCTCATCCACTACTACTTGCGTTACCAAAGAAACAAAGCTTCGTTTTTCTTTTGCCAGCGCTACGACGTTATGAAAAGCATTTTGAAGCACGTACCCAATATAACCCTCTGTAGTTGCATCCAACACATCTAAGGGGAAAGGAGTGACCACGTCCTTTGCCCTGTCATGGCGCAGAAGTTCTGTACCCACTTGTGGCCCGTTACCATGGGTTATGGCTAAACTGATACTCTTATCAGTGACTAGTCGCAAAAGCTGAGCAGCAGTACGCTCAGCGGCATACTGCTGCCCCTCTATGCCATCGGGCCCGTCTGGAAGCTGGAGAGCGTTTCCGCCCAAGGCAAGAACTACTTTCATGAGCACTAATCTCCCATTAACAAGGCCAAAATGGCTTTATGTGCATGCAATCTGTTTTCTGCTTCATCGAAAATGGCAGACTGAGGGCTGTCGGCTACTTCATCCACTACTTCTTCACCGCGATGGGCAGGCAAGCAATGAAGGAAGATGGCATTTTTGTCAGCATGACTCATCAGTTCTGGGTTAACTTGATACGGTTTAAAAATCTTAAGTCGCTCCTCGTGCTCTGCTTCTTGGCCCATGGAAGCCCAAACATCAGTGTAAACAGCGTTGGCTCCGGTAACCGCCTCTACAGGATCTCTTAGCACTTGTACAGAGCTACCATGCCTCGCAGCTAATTCCTTTGCTTTTTCCACATAGAAGGACTTTGGTTCATAACCCTGTGGTGTGGCAACCGCAATATCCATACCCACTAAACCTGCA
The genomic region above belongs to Coprothermobacter proteolyticus DSM 5265 and contains:
- the cdaA gene encoding diadenylate cyclase CdaA; protein product: MISNFLPSVGTILGAVIDVALVTALLYWLLSSIYGTRGYHLARGLLIILASLAVLSWLGKLFSSLQLTTWLFNNVATMMIFAIPVIFQPELRRALEEFSLDPFKNLFKAVPEYDIKRVINEVVRAVELLSANRTGALIVFEGKVGLKDLIQQSGTMLNAQVSADLLLSIFNTRSPLHDGAVIIKEDRIVAARVILPLADRRDDRIGTRHRAAIGISEETDAVALVVSEETGIISFAYKGHLTRYVELKDLPFILESFISPGGNHEK
- a CDS encoding carbamate kinase, which gives rise to MKVVLALGGNALQLPDGPDGIEGQQYAAERTAAQLLRLVTDKSISLAITHGNGPQVGTELLRHDRAKDVVTPFPLDVLDATTEGYIGYVLQNAFHNVVALAKEKRSFVSLVTQVVVDEDDPAFNNPSKFVGPTYDYETAMQIQAEKGWVFKEDKGRGYRRVVPSPMPRRIVELSSIRALMEESIVPITVGGGGIPVVEHDGALRGVEAVIDKDLASSLLAVELKAELFVILTQVDKVYINYKSDHQQPLERAKLDYLKELYDQGHFPAGSMGPKILAAIKYLENVDGQVAIGSLEEAEAVVRGVAGTIVYR